In a single window of the Oryctolagus cuniculus chromosome 2, mOryCun1.1, whole genome shotgun sequence genome:
- the LCORL gene encoding ligand-dependent nuclear receptor corepressor-like protein isoform X8: MDEKCSFCNLQREAVSDCIPSLDSSQSTPTEELSSQGQSNTDKIECQAENYLNALFRKKDLPQNCDPNIPLVAQELMKKMIRQFAIEYISKSGKIQENRNGSIGPSLICKSIHMNQAENSLQEEQEGPLDLTVNRMQEQNTQQGDGVLDLSTKKTSIKSEESSISDPSSENSMAGSTVDAKSEEATKMEKEKSALSKVLESLCIHHQQQVLAMLKCIVQEQSTASLFCCNASCSVSSESQKPLIEDDIHSLFCSCEYRLAERGCLQNERQSPGLGPLPVCIKDLHCLSCQTVTVEHIKTVVNREIANGYNSHRCCSGPLPNVHSTKSTFHSPLLSRELCDLSVSLKDLCRSRSPSPPPLSPVQTEGTEKLKDVISELSGLENNKLETNINQPPSLTPAEISINKCDHEGKIYKTKKISNSDFLLLDDSNNCTKNHEKGESGFIFEDLMDRINEKLKSIETTDTTNLIKLSSSDCNADYDFKLGDLITSLLHNAKASDYSFMELLSQHDENVENKIIQTRFRKRQETLFAMHSSPDSPMFRRQSLQIKRELASLDESFIRKKYSEKNSRKLMHSDEIFSSDKEEFCHCQGPCLQNSKSFEVKNHAETSFSPNYALHSLQLPLRSLETNSAFDAFSESFKATSPEKMNIRKSQEKSATGKMIVQNHWENPKLETFQTPLRSDVPEPLNRNKRNIVPPGWYSIYVTNNYVFKKSPKAKRVSESTKKKELVKNIQIESSHNIDLNKIAMSSNLQVVVERLEDTINMAKKSWNNQSLSEGYKASKKVIEVDGKDQNSGRNMNLNLSRVACKEQSLTKSLVTSNNIIKSHCMPTVDLNNKRLDNLKKSTSDMGSLISNAENVSKKYEGVESSSVPNYSSPIKLMFLSEVKSNEGVKYTLTSVDTSQSNADVPSEKRVTHRGIGKKRETNEDTPNAKYENYGSNHYDNDTLQRELNKFNCTKEAAESSEMFVNDIKSDKPQEECKENSSGIIDSSFKRKPGRPKKIGPQVVKQVKRPIGRPPKPKIDQTDITICQNESFNTERKSSESLISEVKEGIYKKSITVTVIYGRSRRTKRHVSEGNANKSNIRSLNNVAEFPTEYNSLRNIREHEIDLSERVSAMSSLTTESEILESGFEYVRPIKNKSVIPQPSKNIIRPNQKPLAIIRKPGRPAKVKISGISVTINRISPQEREVSISSCLPPLEKETMLEKALPEEKFDQQCSKMDNVRHTAVDTCKNGSKSMVAAVPLRHSIRDRKPSLHFLHSLASSSSLFYRNAVLHKSYKLHLQKGKSQKKKHRQSRIKIASKDTPGTRYSRNAKKCLDDNNLVSTSEVSLDPIISSNPLLRWWATSTSNDSLLEELNNRFEQIANAWVQVSGDEAENCVHKKRQHAENDNFKIAKPLETCLLELEVSPVKMLFQKKYDLNELSTWFMQTTETQSLSLVRKANARNPLEVINTRGIKLGTKYSDFNNSPFRKHFKKFALSSPSKSAGKLHILHKMVSSPLLNIKSNLTLARLKRTEFKGLHHERWRREGKLHSHGTVDWNSKRRNLRFFCQNQFLSKTGGRTNTDIPLEGENAVDNSCIVPPEIRDDFLQQQMAIPDLKTHSNIESKFKSEAKETGTDCSQKDFEREPRPGSVCSNNWRSKTLKDCRIFLRKINYLEHRNTFKLNTVIYSPESIDSGSNHQTHLEESKRFTLRSHSARQNSFKKQTKEIENTKANSPSNDKFTDQLDNSKLSKFVSFDKNPPDSSEVISKLNKRKRPPWKTTEISTKRHKRQSCNSGQMANYFSKSQLGKFFST, translated from the coding sequence ttcaaCTGTTGATGCAAAATCAGAGGAAGCtactaaaatggaaaaagaaaaatcagcattAAGCAAAGTTTTGGAATCTTTGTGCATACATCACCAGCAACAAGTTTTGGCTATGTTGAAATGTATAGTCCAAGAGCAGAGTActgcttctcttttttgttgTAATGCATCATGTTCTGTGTCTTCAGAATCTCAAAAGCCCCTAATTGAAGATGATATACATAGTCTGTTCTGTAGTTGTGAATACAGACTGGCAGAAAGAGGGTGCTTACAAAATGAAAGACAGAGCCCTGGTTTAGGGCCTCTGCCAGTCTGTATTAAAGATTTACATTGTTTATCTTGCCAAACTGTAACTGTTGAACATATTAAGACAGTAGTGAATAGAGAAATCGCAAATGGTTATAATTCTCACAGGTGCTGTTCTGGACCACTACCAAACGTTCACTCTACAAAATCCACCTTTCATAGTCCTCTTTTGTCAAGGGAATTGTGTGATCTTTCAGTAAGTCTTAAAGATCTTTGTAGATCTCGaagcccctcacccccaccatTGTCACCTGTACAGACTGAAGGAACTGAAAAGTTAAAGGATGTCATCTCAGAGCTTTCAGGCTTAGAAAATAACAAACTTGAAACAAATATTAACCAGCCTCCATCTCTCACACCAGCAGAAATAAGCATCAACAAGTGTGATCATGaaggtaaaatatataaaactaaaaaaataagtaactcTGATTTTTTGCTCTTGGATGACAGCAATAATTGTACCAAAAATCATGAAAAAGGTGAATCTGGTTTCATTTTCGAAGATTTAATGGATCgcattaatgaaaaattaaaatcaatagaAACCACAGATACAACAAACCTTATAAAATTATCTAGCAGTGATTGTAATGCAGATTATGATTTCAAGTTGGGAGATTTAATAACCTCTCTCTTGCATAATGCAAAGGCCAGTGATTACAGTTTTATGGAATTACTGAGTCAACATgatgaaaatgtagaaaataaaattattcagaCAAGATTTCGAAAGCGTCAAGAAACCTTATTTGCAATGCACAGTTCTCCTGACTCACCCATGTTTAGAAGGCAGTCTTTACAGATAAAAAGAGAACTTGCTAGTCTTGATGaaagttttattagaaaaaaatacagtgaaaaaaattcaaggaaattgATGCACAGTGATGAGATATTTTCATCGGACAAAGAAGAATTCTGCCATTGCCAGGGGCCTTGTTTACAAAATTCTAAAAGCTTTGAAGTTAAAAATCATGCAGAAACATCATTTTCACCAAATTATGCATTACATTCATTGCAACTACCTCTTCGCAGTTTAGAAACTAACTCGGCTTTTGATGCATTTTCAGAAAGCTTTAAAGCAACTTCACCTGAGAAAATGAACATAAGAAAGTCACAAGAGAAATCTGCAACTGGAAAAATGATTGTGCAAAATCATTGGGAGAATCCAAAATTAGAGACTTTTCAAACTCCTTTGAGAAGTGATGTTCCTGAACCTCTAAACAGAAATAAACGAAATATTGTGCCTCCAGGGTGGTATTCTATATATGTAACAAATAATTACGTTTTCAAAAAATCTCCTAAGGCCAAAAGAGTATCTGaatccacaaaaaaaaaagaacttgtgaaAAATATTCAGATTGAAAGCTCACACAATATAGACCTAAACAAAATTGCAATGAGTTCTAATTTGCAAGTTGTTGTGGAACGTTTGGAAGATACAATAAATATGGCCAAAAAGTCTTGGAATAATCAGTCATTATCAGAAGGATATAAAGCATCTAAGAAAGTGATAGAAGTTGATGGTAAAGACCAAAATTCTGGGAGAAATATGAATCTTAATCTAAGTAGAGTGGCATGCAAAGAGCAGAGTTTAACAAAGTCTCTGGTAACATCCAACAATATTATCAAAAGTCATTGTATGCctacagtagatttaaataacAAAAGACTTGATAATCTGAAAAAGTCTACTTCAGATATGGGTAGCTTGATTTCCAATGCTGAAAATGTATCAAAAAAATATGAAGGTGTGGAAAGCTCTTCAGTACCCAACTATTCTAGTCCTATTAAACTCATGTTTTTATCTGAGGTTAAAAGCAATGAAGGAGTCAAATATACTTTAACTTCAGTTGATACATCTCAATCAAATGCTGACGTTCCTTCTGAAAAACGTGTAACACATCGTGGaattgggaaaaaaagagaaacaaatgagGATACCCCAAATGCTAAGTATGAAAATTATGGTTCTAACCATTATGATAATGACACTCTTCAAAGAGAATTAAACAAATTTAATTGTACAAAAGAAGCTGCAGAATCTTCTGAAATGTTTGTTAATGATATAAAAAGTGATAAGCCACAAGAAGAATGTAAGGAAAATTCAAGTGGTATTATTgattcatcttttaaaagaaaaccaggTAGACCTAAAAAAATAGGTCCCCAAGTTGTGAAACAGGTTAAGCGACCAATTGGAAGACCACCAAAGCCTAAAATTGATCAAACAGACATCACCATTTGCCAAAATGAGTCCTTTAATACTGAAAGAAAGAGCTCAGAATCTCTCATATCAGAAGTAAAGGAAGGTATTTACAAAAAGAGTATTACAGTAACTGTTATTTATGGCAGATCAAGAAGAACTAAAAGACATGTTTCtgaaggaaatgcaaacaaaagcaATATTAGGTCTTTAAATAATGTTGCTGAGTTTCCAACTGAATATAATAGTCTCAGAAATATTAGAGAACATGAAATTGACTTAAGTGAAAGGGTAAGTGCTATGTCAAGTTTGACTACTGAAAGTGAGATCTTGGAGTCAGGCTTTGAATATGTTAGACCTATCAAAAACAAGTCTGTGATACCTCAGCCTTCCAAGAACATTATTCGACCAAATCAAAAGCCATTGGCAATAATTAGAAAGCCTGGTAGGCCTGCAAAAGTGAAAATCTCTGGCATCTCTGTGACTATTAATAGAATTTCACCTCAGGAAAGAGAAGTAAGTATTAGCAGCTGCTTACCTCCTTTAGAAAAGGAGACTATGTTAGAAAAAGCTCTGCCTGAAGAAAAGTTTGATCAACAATGCAGTAAGATGGATAACGTAAGGCACACTGCAGTTGACACGTGTAAGAATGGATCAAAAAGTATGGTTGCTGCAGTACCTTTGAGACATTCTATTAGGGACAGAAAACCATCTCTACATTTCTTACATTCATTagcatcttctagttcacttttTTATAGAAATGCTGTACTTCATAAGTCATACAAGCTCCATTTGCAGAAAGGTAAAagtcagaagaaaaaacataggCAGTCAAGGATAAAAATAGCTTCAAAAGATACCCCAGGAACTAGATATTCAAGGAATGCAAAAAAGTGTTTGGACGATAACAATTTAGTGTCCACTTCAGAAGTCTCCTTGGACCCTATAATTTCATCAAACCCTTTGCTCAGGTGGTGGGCTACATCTACTTCCAATGATTCCTTATTAGAGGAATTAAACAACAGATTTGAGCAAATAGCAAATGCTTGGGTACAAGTGAGTGGAGATGAAGCTGAAAACTGTGTTCATAAAAAAAgacaacatgctgaaaatgatAATTTCAAAATAGCAAAACCTCTGGAAACATGTCTGTTAGAACTTGAAGTTTCACCTGTAAAAAtgctttttcagaaaaaatatgatTTGAATGAACTCTCTACCTGGTTTATGCAAACAACAGAAACACAATCTCTTTCACTAGTTAGGAAAGCAAATGCTCGAAACCCTTTGGAAGTAATAAATACCAGGGGAATTAAATTAGGTACCAAATATTCTGATTTTAATAACAGCCCCTTTagaaagcactttaaaaaatttgcacTCTCTTCTCCCTCAAAGTCAGCAGGGAAGTTGCATATACTACATAAAATGGTTAGCTCTCCGCTCTTGAATATTAAGAGTAATTTAACACTAGCTAGATTAAAAAGAACTGAGTTTAAGGGGTTACACCATGAGAGGTGGAGAAGAGAGGGTAAGCTGCACAGCCATGGAACAGTTGATTGGAACTCTAAAAGGAGGAACTTAAGATTTTTCTGCCAGAATCAGTTTTTAAGTAAGACTGGGGGGAGGACAAATACTGACATCCCACTTGAAGGGGAAAATGCAGTAGATAATTCGTGTATTGTGCCACCTGAGATCAGGGATGACTTTttgcagcagcagatggcaatCCCTGACCTTAAAACACATTCTAATATAGAGAGTAAATTTAAGTCAGAAGCAAAGGAGACTGGAACAGATTGCAgccaaaaagattttgaaagggAACCAAGACCAGGAAGTGTATGCTCAAATAATTGGAggtcaaaaactttaaaagattGTAGGATATTTTTGAGGAAGATCAACTATCTTGAGCACAGAAACACTTTTAAACTAAATACAGTCATTTATTCCCCTGAATCTATTGACAGTGGAAGTAATCATCAGACTCATTTAGAAGAATCAAAGCGCTTTACTTTAAGGTCCCATTCTGCTAggcagaattcttttaaaaagcaaactaaagaaatagaaaatactaaAGCAAATAGTCCTTCAAATGATAAATTCACTGACCAGCTTGACAATAGTAAATTAAGTAAATTTGTTAGCTTTGACAAGAATCCTCCTGATAGTTCTGAAGTTATTAGCAAattgaacaaaagaaaaagaccaCCTTGGAAGACCACAGAAATTTCAACAAAAAGACATAAACGACAGTCTTGCAACAGTGGACAAATGGCAAACTATTTTTCAAAATCCCAACTAGGTAAGTTTTTctctacttaa
- the LCORL gene encoding ligand-dependent nuclear receptor corepressor-like protein isoform X7, with product MDEKCSFCNLQREAVSDCIPSLDSSQSTPTEELSSQGQSNTDKIECQAENYLNALFRKKGNTDLPQNCDPNIPLVAQELMKKMIRQFAIEYISKSGKIQENRNGSIGPSLICKSIHMNQAENSLQEEQEGPLDLTVNRMQEQNTQQGDGVLDLSTKKTSIKSEESSISDPSSENSMAGSTVDAKSEEATKMEKEKSALSKVLESLCIHHQQQVLAMLKCIVQEQSTASLFCCNASCSVSSESQKPLIEDDIHSLFCSCEYRLAERGCLQNERQSPGLGPLPVCIKDLHCLSCQTVTVEHIKTVVNREIANGYNSHRCCSGPLPNVHSTKSTFHSPLLSRELCDLSVSLKDLCRSRSPSPPPLSPVQTEGTEKLKDVISELSGLENNKLETNINQPPSLTPAEISINKCDHEGKIYKTKKISNSDFLLLDDSNNCTKNHEKGESGFIFEDLMDRINEKLKSIETTDTTNLIKLSSSDCNADYDFKLGDLITSLLHNAKASDYSFMELLSQHDENVENKIIQTRFRKRQETLFAMHSSPDSPMFRRQSLQIKRELASLDESFIRKKYSEKNSRKLMHSDEIFSSDKEEFCHCQGPCLQNSKSFEVKNHAETSFSPNYALHSLQLPLRSLETNSAFDAFSESFKATSPEKMNIRKSQEKSATGKMIVQNHWENPKLETFQTPLRSDVPEPLNRNKRNIVPPGWYSIYVTNNYVFKKSPKAKRVSESTKKKELVKNIQIESSHNIDLNKIAMSSNLQVVVERLEDTINMAKKSWNNQSLSEGYKASKKVIEVDGKDQNSGRNMNLNLSRVACKEQSLTKSLVTSNNIIKSHCMPTVDLNNKRLDNLKKSTSDMGSLISNAENVSKKYEGVESSSVPNYSSPIKLMFLSEVKSNEGVKYTLTSVDTSQSNADVPSEKRVTHRGIGKKRETNEDTPNAKYENYGSNHYDNDTLQRELNKFNCTKEAAESSEMFVNDIKSDKPQEECKENSSGIIDSSFKRKPGRPKKIGPQVVKQVKRPIGRPPKPKIDQTDITICQNESFNTERKSSESLISEVKEGIYKKSITVTVIYGRSRRTKRHVSEGNANKSNIRSLNNVAEFPTEYNSLRNIREHEIDLSERVSAMSSLTTESEILESGFEYVRPIKNKSVIPQPSKNIIRPNQKPLAIIRKPGRPAKVKISGISVTINRISPQEREVSISSCLPPLEKETMLEKALPEEKFDQQCSKMDNVRHTAVDTCKNGSKSMVAAVPLRHSIRDRKPSLHFLHSLASSSSLFYRNAVLHKSYKLHLQKGKSQKKKHRQSRIKIASKDTPGTRYSRNAKKCLDDNNLVSTSEVSLDPIISSNPLLRWWATSTSNDSLLEELNNRFEQIANAWVQVSGDEAENCVHKKRQHAENDNFKIAKPLETCLLELEVSPVKMLFQKKYDLNELSTWFMQTTETQSLSLVRKANARNPLEVINTRGIKLGTKYSDFNNSPFRKHFKKFALSSPSKSAGKLHILHKMVSSPLLNIKSNLTLARLKRTEFKGLHHERWRREGKLHSHGTVDWNSKRRNLRFFCQNQFLSKTGGRTNTDIPLEGENAVDNSCIVPPEIRDDFLQQQMAIPDLKTHSNIESKFKSEAKETGTDCSQKDFEREPRPGSVCSNNWRSKTLKDCRIFLRKINYLEHRNTFKLNTVIYSPESIDSGSNHQTHLEESKRFTLRSHSARQNSFKKQTKEIENTKANSPSNDKFTDQLDNSKLSKFVSFDKNPPDSSEVISKLNKRKRPPWKTTEISTKRHKRQSCNSGQMANYFSKSQLGKFFST from the coding sequence ttcaaCTGTTGATGCAAAATCAGAGGAAGCtactaaaatggaaaaagaaaaatcagcattAAGCAAAGTTTTGGAATCTTTGTGCATACATCACCAGCAACAAGTTTTGGCTATGTTGAAATGTATAGTCCAAGAGCAGAGTActgcttctcttttttgttgTAATGCATCATGTTCTGTGTCTTCAGAATCTCAAAAGCCCCTAATTGAAGATGATATACATAGTCTGTTCTGTAGTTGTGAATACAGACTGGCAGAAAGAGGGTGCTTACAAAATGAAAGACAGAGCCCTGGTTTAGGGCCTCTGCCAGTCTGTATTAAAGATTTACATTGTTTATCTTGCCAAACTGTAACTGTTGAACATATTAAGACAGTAGTGAATAGAGAAATCGCAAATGGTTATAATTCTCACAGGTGCTGTTCTGGACCACTACCAAACGTTCACTCTACAAAATCCACCTTTCATAGTCCTCTTTTGTCAAGGGAATTGTGTGATCTTTCAGTAAGTCTTAAAGATCTTTGTAGATCTCGaagcccctcacccccaccatTGTCACCTGTACAGACTGAAGGAACTGAAAAGTTAAAGGATGTCATCTCAGAGCTTTCAGGCTTAGAAAATAACAAACTTGAAACAAATATTAACCAGCCTCCATCTCTCACACCAGCAGAAATAAGCATCAACAAGTGTGATCATGaaggtaaaatatataaaactaaaaaaataagtaactcTGATTTTTTGCTCTTGGATGACAGCAATAATTGTACCAAAAATCATGAAAAAGGTGAATCTGGTTTCATTTTCGAAGATTTAATGGATCgcattaatgaaaaattaaaatcaatagaAACCACAGATACAACAAACCTTATAAAATTATCTAGCAGTGATTGTAATGCAGATTATGATTTCAAGTTGGGAGATTTAATAACCTCTCTCTTGCATAATGCAAAGGCCAGTGATTACAGTTTTATGGAATTACTGAGTCAACATgatgaaaatgtagaaaataaaattattcagaCAAGATTTCGAAAGCGTCAAGAAACCTTATTTGCAATGCACAGTTCTCCTGACTCACCCATGTTTAGAAGGCAGTCTTTACAGATAAAAAGAGAACTTGCTAGTCTTGATGaaagttttattagaaaaaaatacagtgaaaaaaattcaaggaaattgATGCACAGTGATGAGATATTTTCATCGGACAAAGAAGAATTCTGCCATTGCCAGGGGCCTTGTTTACAAAATTCTAAAAGCTTTGAAGTTAAAAATCATGCAGAAACATCATTTTCACCAAATTATGCATTACATTCATTGCAACTACCTCTTCGCAGTTTAGAAACTAACTCGGCTTTTGATGCATTTTCAGAAAGCTTTAAAGCAACTTCACCTGAGAAAATGAACATAAGAAAGTCACAAGAGAAATCTGCAACTGGAAAAATGATTGTGCAAAATCATTGGGAGAATCCAAAATTAGAGACTTTTCAAACTCCTTTGAGAAGTGATGTTCCTGAACCTCTAAACAGAAATAAACGAAATATTGTGCCTCCAGGGTGGTATTCTATATATGTAACAAATAATTACGTTTTCAAAAAATCTCCTAAGGCCAAAAGAGTATCTGaatccacaaaaaaaaaagaacttgtgaaAAATATTCAGATTGAAAGCTCACACAATATAGACCTAAACAAAATTGCAATGAGTTCTAATTTGCAAGTTGTTGTGGAACGTTTGGAAGATACAATAAATATGGCCAAAAAGTCTTGGAATAATCAGTCATTATCAGAAGGATATAAAGCATCTAAGAAAGTGATAGAAGTTGATGGTAAAGACCAAAATTCTGGGAGAAATATGAATCTTAATCTAAGTAGAGTGGCATGCAAAGAGCAGAGTTTAACAAAGTCTCTGGTAACATCCAACAATATTATCAAAAGTCATTGTATGCctacagtagatttaaataacAAAAGACTTGATAATCTGAAAAAGTCTACTTCAGATATGGGTAGCTTGATTTCCAATGCTGAAAATGTATCAAAAAAATATGAAGGTGTGGAAAGCTCTTCAGTACCCAACTATTCTAGTCCTATTAAACTCATGTTTTTATCTGAGGTTAAAAGCAATGAAGGAGTCAAATATACTTTAACTTCAGTTGATACATCTCAATCAAATGCTGACGTTCCTTCTGAAAAACGTGTAACACATCGTGGaattgggaaaaaaagagaaacaaatgagGATACCCCAAATGCTAAGTATGAAAATTATGGTTCTAACCATTATGATAATGACACTCTTCAAAGAGAATTAAACAAATTTAATTGTACAAAAGAAGCTGCAGAATCTTCTGAAATGTTTGTTAATGATATAAAAAGTGATAAGCCACAAGAAGAATGTAAGGAAAATTCAAGTGGTATTATTgattcatcttttaaaagaaaaccaggTAGACCTAAAAAAATAGGTCCCCAAGTTGTGAAACAGGTTAAGCGACCAATTGGAAGACCACCAAAGCCTAAAATTGATCAAACAGACATCACCATTTGCCAAAATGAGTCCTTTAATACTGAAAGAAAGAGCTCAGAATCTCTCATATCAGAAGTAAAGGAAGGTATTTACAAAAAGAGTATTACAGTAACTGTTATTTATGGCAGATCAAGAAGAACTAAAAGACATGTTTCtgaaggaaatgcaaacaaaagcaATATTAGGTCTTTAAATAATGTTGCTGAGTTTCCAACTGAATATAATAGTCTCAGAAATATTAGAGAACATGAAATTGACTTAAGTGAAAGGGTAAGTGCTATGTCAAGTTTGACTACTGAAAGTGAGATCTTGGAGTCAGGCTTTGAATATGTTAGACCTATCAAAAACAAGTCTGTGATACCTCAGCCTTCCAAGAACATTATTCGACCAAATCAAAAGCCATTGGCAATAATTAGAAAGCCTGGTAGGCCTGCAAAAGTGAAAATCTCTGGCATCTCTGTGACTATTAATAGAATTTCACCTCAGGAAAGAGAAGTAAGTATTAGCAGCTGCTTACCTCCTTTAGAAAAGGAGACTATGTTAGAAAAAGCTCTGCCTGAAGAAAAGTTTGATCAACAATGCAGTAAGATGGATAACGTAAGGCACACTGCAGTTGACACGTGTAAGAATGGATCAAAAAGTATGGTTGCTGCAGTACCTTTGAGACATTCTATTAGGGACAGAAAACCATCTCTACATTTCTTACATTCATTagcatcttctagttcacttttTTATAGAAATGCTGTACTTCATAAGTCATACAAGCTCCATTTGCAGAAAGGTAAAagtcagaagaaaaaacataggCAGTCAAGGATAAAAATAGCTTCAAAAGATACCCCAGGAACTAGATATTCAAGGAATGCAAAAAAGTGTTTGGACGATAACAATTTAGTGTCCACTTCAGAAGTCTCCTTGGACCCTATAATTTCATCAAACCCTTTGCTCAGGTGGTGGGCTACATCTACTTCCAATGATTCCTTATTAGAGGAATTAAACAACAGATTTGAGCAAATAGCAAATGCTTGGGTACAAGTGAGTGGAGATGAAGCTGAAAACTGTGTTCATAAAAAAAgacaacatgctgaaaatgatAATTTCAAAATAGCAAAACCTCTGGAAACATGTCTGTTAGAACTTGAAGTTTCACCTGTAAAAAtgctttttcagaaaaaatatgatTTGAATGAACTCTCTACCTGGTTTATGCAAACAACAGAAACACAATCTCTTTCACTAGTTAGGAAAGCAAATGCTCGAAACCCTTTGGAAGTAATAAATACCAGGGGAATTAAATTAGGTACCAAATATTCTGATTTTAATAACAGCCCCTTTagaaagcactttaaaaaatttgcacTCTCTTCTCCCTCAAAGTCAGCAGGGAAGTTGCATATACTACATAAAATGGTTAGCTCTCCGCTCTTGAATATTAAGAGTAATTTAACACTAGCTAGATTAAAAAGAACTGAGTTTAAGGGGTTACACCATGAGAGGTGGAGAAGAGAGGGTAAGCTGCACAGCCATGGAACAGTTGATTGGAACTCTAAAAGGAGGAACTTAAGATTTTTCTGCCAGAATCAGTTTTTAAGTAAGACTGGGGGGAGGACAAATACTGACATCCCACTTGAAGGGGAAAATGCAGTAGATAATTCGTGTATTGTGCCACCTGAGATCAGGGATGACTTTttgcagcagcagatggcaatCCCTGACCTTAAAACACATTCTAATATAGAGAGTAAATTTAAGTCAGAAGCAAAGGAGACTGGAACAGATTGCAgccaaaaagattttgaaagggAACCAAGACCAGGAAGTGTATGCTCAAATAATTGGAggtcaaaaactttaaaagattGTAGGATATTTTTGAGGAAGATCAACTATCTTGAGCACAGAAACACTTTTAAACTAAATACAGTCATTTATTCCCCTGAATCTATTGACAGTGGAAGTAATCATCAGACTCATTTAGAAGAATCAAAGCGCTTTACTTTAAGGTCCCATTCTGCTAggcagaattcttttaaaaagcaaactaaagaaatagaaaatactaaAGCAAATAGTCCTTCAAATGATAAATTCACTGACCAGCTTGACAATAGTAAATTAAGTAAATTTGTTAGCTTTGACAAGAATCCTCCTGATAGTTCTGAAGTTATTAGCAAattgaacaaaagaaaaagaccaCCTTGGAAGACCACAGAAATTTCAACAAAAAGACATAAACGACAGTCTTGCAACAGTGGACAAATGGCAAACTATTTTTCAAAATCCCAACTAGGTAAGTTTTTctctacttaa